Proteins found in one Pelmatolapia mariae isolate MD_Pm_ZW linkage group LG7, Pm_UMD_F_2, whole genome shotgun sequence genomic segment:
- the ssh1b gene encoding protein phosphatase Slingshot homolog 1 isoform X2, with product MLTVLPHFVEKATWTRTEICRILSESFFMVKGAALFLQQGGSTQGPKTPTHHKHAGDLPQHLQVMFKILRSEDRIKLAVRLESSWTDRVRYMVVIYTTGHQDTEENVVLGMDFTDKDSKNCSIGMVLPLWSDTNIHLDGDGGFSVSTAGRSHVFKPVSVQAMWSALQVLHKACEVSRRFNYFPGGIALTWMAFYESCITSEQSCINEWNAMTDLESTRSDSPTMFVDQPTERERTECAIKAKLRNIMMFQDLENITSKEIRNELEQHMNCNLKEYKEFIDNEMLLILGQMDKATLIFDHVYLGSEWNASNLEELRECGVGFILNVTREIDNFFPGLFSYHNVRVYDEDATDLLAHWNDTYNFIVKAKKNNSKCLVHCKMGVSRSASTVIAYAMKEYGWSLEKAYNFVKQKRSIAQPNAGFMRQLAEYEGILDASKQRHNKLWRPGADEEGSDDLQASGHCAGGGETPVLREEEAWGGCGASPCRGMGLEMEPLDSLNYNYYFRRLSDSALDSEPSTPVRGPPLLGMERVFIEIEDVERDALLEDEGFPMAHLALPGEGTAAQTCGRLDPLEDMRLRLEFSTLEEEDEEEAKKEEAEMAALAQTPGNSEGKKMGEEDERSEESRLGLANLNTNNSNRLAAKRSCPAAFDDSGSTGNPLKVKPSYQSCKDCMRLPQGRRCDRPTGGRPHRLNPSRHCTVPSICIDPPGTNFASTSSLQSLSSPAVVPPNLIQPSTQLYRCSTCAPDVTTVPLTNHQKLASPMNCEEAPPDRSSVETEDMDEPQGEQVLRECTDAISDAEDLKLQPGGAVELPQLQMPGLGIEFGLELMRQRAEQLEKLPSMAMEASSQ from the exons GTGATTTGCCTCAACATCTGCAGGTCATGTTTAAGATTCTCCGGTCTGAAGATCGCATTAAGCTG GCTGTGCGGTTAGAAAGCAGCTGGACAGATCGAGTGCGCTATATGGTGGTTATCTACACCACTGGCCACCAAGATACAGAGGAAAACGTCGTCCTGGGAATGGACTTTACAGATAAGGACAG TAAGAATTGCTCTATTGGGATGGTGCTGCCGCTGTGGAGCGATACCAACATACATTTAGATGGAGATGG AGGCTTCAGTGTGAGCACAGCAGGGCGGTCACATGTCTTCAAGCCTGTGTCTGTGCAGGCCATGTG GTCCGCCCTGCAGGTCCTCCATAAGGCATGCGAGGTGTCCCGCCGGTTCAACTACTTCCCAGGGGGCATTGCTCTCACATGGATGGCCTTCTACGAGAGCTGCATCACCTCCGAGCAAAGCTGCATCAATGAGTGGAATGCTATGACCGACCTGGAGAGCACCCGGTCTGATTCTCCCACCATGTTCGTCGACCA GCCAACTGAGCGAGAGAGAACTGAATGTGCCATTAAAGCCAAACTACGCAACATCATGATGTTTCAAGACTTGGAAAACATCACCTCAAAGGAG ATCCGTAACGAGCTGGAGCAGCATATGAACTGTAACCTCAAAGAATACAAAGAGTTTATAGACAACGAGATGCTTTTGATCCTGGGTCAGATGGACAAGGCTACACTTATCTTTGACCATGTTTATTTG GGCTCTGAGTGGAACGCTTCCAACCTGGAAGAGCTACGTGAGTGTGG AGTGGGTTTTATTCTGAACGTTACCAGAGAGATCGACAACTTTTTCCCAGGCTTGTTTTCTTACCACAATGTCCGAGTGTATGACGAGGACGCCACTGACCTGCTGGCCCACTGGAATGACACTTACAACTTTATCGTCAAAGCCAA GAAGAATAATTCCAAGTGCCTGGTGCACTGTAAGATGGGGGTGAGCCGGTCTGCCTCTACTGTTATTGCCTATGCAATGAAGGAGTATGGCTGGTCTCTGGAGAAAGCCTACAACTTTGTCAAGCAGAAACGGAGTATAGCTCAGCCAAACGCCGGCTTCATGAGACAGCTGGCAGAGTATGAGGGAATTCTAGATGCCAG CAAACAGCGTCACAACAAGCTATGGAGGCCTGGAGCAGATGAGGAGGGATCGGATGATTTGCAAGCCTCGGGCCATTGTGCCGGTGGAGGGGAAACACCGGTGCTCAGAGAAGAGGAAGCCTGGGGAGGCTGCGGAGCATCTCCCTGTAGGGGTATGGGTCTGGAGATGGAACCTCTAGACTCTCTTAACTATAATTATTACTTTAGACGTTTGTCAGACTCTGCACTTGACAGTGAGCCTTCCACTCCAGTTCGGGGACCCCCTCTGCTCGGTATGGAAAGAGTTTTTATTGAGATTGAAGACGTAGAGAGAGATGCCCTGCTGGAGGACGAGGGTTTCCCCATGGCCCATTTAGCCCTGCCTGGTGAGGGCACAGCAGCCCAGACCTGTGGACGCCTTGATCCCCTCGAGGACATGAGGCTGAGGCTCGAGTTCAGTACTTTggaagaagaggatgaggaagaaGCTAAGAAAGAGGAAGCTGAGATGGCAGCTTTGGCTCAAACGCCTGGAAATTCAGAGGGGAAGAAAATGGGGGAGGAGGATGAGAGGAGCGAGGAAAGCCGGTTAGGGTTAGCCAACCTGAACACCAACAACAGTAACCGCCTAGCAGCCAAGCGCagctgtcctgcagcttttgat GACAGTGGTAGCACAGGAAaccctttaaaagtgaagccctCCTATCAGTCCTGTAAGGACTGCATGCGTCTACCGCAAGGGCGGCGCTGTGACCGTCCAACAGGAGGCCGTCCCCACCGCCTTAACCCCTCCCGCCACTGCACTGTCCCTTCCATATGCATAGATCCGCCTGGAACGAATTTTGCTTCCACATCGAGTCTGCAGTCTCTTTCCAGCCCTGCAGTTGTACCACCTAACTTGATCCAGCCCTCTACTCAACTGTACCGCTGTTCCACCTGTGCCCCTGACGTCACAACTGTCCCCCTAACCAACCACCAGAAACTGGCCTCACCCATGAACTGTGAGGAGGCGCCTCCTGACCGCAGCTCAGTGGAGACGGAGGACATGGATGAACCGCAGGGTGAACAAGTGTTAAGGGAGTGTACTGACGCCATCAGTGACGCTGAAGATTTAAAATTACAACCTGGTGGAGCAGTAGAGCTCCCGCAGCTGCAAATGCCAGGACTGGGGATAGAATTTGGTCTGGAACTGATGCGACAGAGGGCAGAGCAGCTTGAGAAGCTGCCAAGCATGGCCATGGAGGCCAGCTCTCAGTAG
- the ssh1b gene encoding protein phosphatase Slingshot homolog 1 isoform X1, with protein MALVTLQRSPTPSAASSASTTNSSAGEDFGSDDERKNNQSLSESFFMVKGAALFLQQGGSTQGPKTPTHHKHAGDLPQHLQVMFKILRSEDRIKLAVRLESSWTDRVRYMVVIYTTGHQDTEENVVLGMDFTDKDSKNCSIGMVLPLWSDTNIHLDGDGGFSVSTAGRSHVFKPVSVQAMWSALQVLHKACEVSRRFNYFPGGIALTWMAFYESCITSEQSCINEWNAMTDLESTRSDSPTMFVDQPTERERTECAIKAKLRNIMMFQDLENITSKEIRNELEQHMNCNLKEYKEFIDNEMLLILGQMDKATLIFDHVYLGSEWNASNLEELRECGVGFILNVTREIDNFFPGLFSYHNVRVYDEDATDLLAHWNDTYNFIVKAKKNNSKCLVHCKMGVSRSASTVIAYAMKEYGWSLEKAYNFVKQKRSIAQPNAGFMRQLAEYEGILDASKQRHNKLWRPGADEEGSDDLQASGHCAGGGETPVLREEEAWGGCGASPCRGMGLEMEPLDSLNYNYYFRRLSDSALDSEPSTPVRGPPLLGMERVFIEIEDVERDALLEDEGFPMAHLALPGEGTAAQTCGRLDPLEDMRLRLEFSTLEEEDEEEAKKEEAEMAALAQTPGNSEGKKMGEEDERSEESRLGLANLNTNNSNRLAAKRSCPAAFDDSGSTGNPLKVKPSYQSCKDCMRLPQGRRCDRPTGGRPHRLNPSRHCTVPSICIDPPGTNFASTSSLQSLSSPAVVPPNLIQPSTQLYRCSTCAPDVTTVPLTNHQKLASPMNCEEAPPDRSSVETEDMDEPQGEQVLRECTDAISDAEDLKLQPGGAVELPQLQMPGLGIEFGLELMRQRAEQLEKLPSMAMEASSQ; from the exons GTGATTTGCCTCAACATCTGCAGGTCATGTTTAAGATTCTCCGGTCTGAAGATCGCATTAAGCTG GCTGTGCGGTTAGAAAGCAGCTGGACAGATCGAGTGCGCTATATGGTGGTTATCTACACCACTGGCCACCAAGATACAGAGGAAAACGTCGTCCTGGGAATGGACTTTACAGATAAGGACAG TAAGAATTGCTCTATTGGGATGGTGCTGCCGCTGTGGAGCGATACCAACATACATTTAGATGGAGATGG AGGCTTCAGTGTGAGCACAGCAGGGCGGTCACATGTCTTCAAGCCTGTGTCTGTGCAGGCCATGTG GTCCGCCCTGCAGGTCCTCCATAAGGCATGCGAGGTGTCCCGCCGGTTCAACTACTTCCCAGGGGGCATTGCTCTCACATGGATGGCCTTCTACGAGAGCTGCATCACCTCCGAGCAAAGCTGCATCAATGAGTGGAATGCTATGACCGACCTGGAGAGCACCCGGTCTGATTCTCCCACCATGTTCGTCGACCA GCCAACTGAGCGAGAGAGAACTGAATGTGCCATTAAAGCCAAACTACGCAACATCATGATGTTTCAAGACTTGGAAAACATCACCTCAAAGGAG ATCCGTAACGAGCTGGAGCAGCATATGAACTGTAACCTCAAAGAATACAAAGAGTTTATAGACAACGAGATGCTTTTGATCCTGGGTCAGATGGACAAGGCTACACTTATCTTTGACCATGTTTATTTG GGCTCTGAGTGGAACGCTTCCAACCTGGAAGAGCTACGTGAGTGTGG AGTGGGTTTTATTCTGAACGTTACCAGAGAGATCGACAACTTTTTCCCAGGCTTGTTTTCTTACCACAATGTCCGAGTGTATGACGAGGACGCCACTGACCTGCTGGCCCACTGGAATGACACTTACAACTTTATCGTCAAAGCCAA GAAGAATAATTCCAAGTGCCTGGTGCACTGTAAGATGGGGGTGAGCCGGTCTGCCTCTACTGTTATTGCCTATGCAATGAAGGAGTATGGCTGGTCTCTGGAGAAAGCCTACAACTTTGTCAAGCAGAAACGGAGTATAGCTCAGCCAAACGCCGGCTTCATGAGACAGCTGGCAGAGTATGAGGGAATTCTAGATGCCAG CAAACAGCGTCACAACAAGCTATGGAGGCCTGGAGCAGATGAGGAGGGATCGGATGATTTGCAAGCCTCGGGCCATTGTGCCGGTGGAGGGGAAACACCGGTGCTCAGAGAAGAGGAAGCCTGGGGAGGCTGCGGAGCATCTCCCTGTAGGGGTATGGGTCTGGAGATGGAACCTCTAGACTCTCTTAACTATAATTATTACTTTAGACGTTTGTCAGACTCTGCACTTGACAGTGAGCCTTCCACTCCAGTTCGGGGACCCCCTCTGCTCGGTATGGAAAGAGTTTTTATTGAGATTGAAGACGTAGAGAGAGATGCCCTGCTGGAGGACGAGGGTTTCCCCATGGCCCATTTAGCCCTGCCTGGTGAGGGCACAGCAGCCCAGACCTGTGGACGCCTTGATCCCCTCGAGGACATGAGGCTGAGGCTCGAGTTCAGTACTTTggaagaagaggatgaggaagaaGCTAAGAAAGAGGAAGCTGAGATGGCAGCTTTGGCTCAAACGCCTGGAAATTCAGAGGGGAAGAAAATGGGGGAGGAGGATGAGAGGAGCGAGGAAAGCCGGTTAGGGTTAGCCAACCTGAACACCAACAACAGTAACCGCCTAGCAGCCAAGCGCagctgtcctgcagcttttgat GACAGTGGTAGCACAGGAAaccctttaaaagtgaagccctCCTATCAGTCCTGTAAGGACTGCATGCGTCTACCGCAAGGGCGGCGCTGTGACCGTCCAACAGGAGGCCGTCCCCACCGCCTTAACCCCTCCCGCCACTGCACTGTCCCTTCCATATGCATAGATCCGCCTGGAACGAATTTTGCTTCCACATCGAGTCTGCAGTCTCTTTCCAGCCCTGCAGTTGTACCACCTAACTTGATCCAGCCCTCTACTCAACTGTACCGCTGTTCCACCTGTGCCCCTGACGTCACAACTGTCCCCCTAACCAACCACCAGAAACTGGCCTCACCCATGAACTGTGAGGAGGCGCCTCCTGACCGCAGCTCAGTGGAGACGGAGGACATGGATGAACCGCAGGGTGAACAAGTGTTAAGGGAGTGTACTGACGCCATCAGTGACGCTGAAGATTTAAAATTACAACCTGGTGGAGCAGTAGAGCTCCCGCAGCTGCAAATGCCAGGACTGGGGATAGAATTTGGTCTGGAACTGATGCGACAGAGGGCAGAGCAGCTTGAGAAGCTGCCAAGCATGGCCATGGAGGCCAGCTCTCAGTAG